The following coding sequences are from one Pigmentibacter sp. JX0631 window:
- a CDS encoding glycosyltransferase family 39 protein: MIEYHSTERQCVNSFEKTTDFFQKPFDLKKTYFWLILFSFLLIRIIWSIFFPMANDEVYYWEWARSPQLSYVDAPPFVAWQGFLGNLFFDNSLGVRFFLPFFYLISTLFLLFSANKLASIQNKLFTNEMAYSVIILTQLIPVFTMEGFILLPDNGLLFGISGSLYFLLSAISKQQRKQLQQLPIKYAIFAGFFIGIAGLSKYHALPISLGFFLSIVVYRGFKKSVGDIPFWLLTIISSLLIVSPVFIWNIEHQFASFHFQSQHGFAGFSFNLKGFSKFLLGTIFYLYPWFFLAFFIFIIQNLKRKKYLNSINNIVIFPFLILFIIIFISAMGKQALPHWTMPGFFLLIPAFAIQWHPLTNKHFKKWKVYLKISLITSVLLPTILCFDQFNQFLIRSYVFFKGNADDLFQVYAWKNLQYDLKKQALVDIETKPFNPYKLSCKGSEFVVGSLKWYWTAQMAFHFQNQPKIYNFDFINTSFYLWRDNLPRLANCNIIILGSKDHFDQNLIEEVMDIHEKKEIHIYPYLGENIIYLKGRMKEETKLKEIYEKQIKQIKF; the protein is encoded by the coding sequence ATGATAGAGTATCATTCAACTGAAAGGCAATGTGTGAACTCATTTGAAAAAACAACTGATTTCTTCCAGAAACCATTTGATTTAAAAAAAACTTATTTTTGGTTAATCCTATTTTCATTTCTATTGATACGGATCATTTGGTCTATCTTCTTTCCAATGGCAAATGATGAGGTTTATTATTGGGAATGGGCAAGATCTCCGCAACTTAGTTATGTAGATGCTCCCCCATTTGTCGCTTGGCAAGGATTTCTTGGAAATTTATTTTTTGACAATTCTTTAGGTGTTCGTTTTTTTCTTCCTTTTTTTTATTTAATCTCTACATTATTTTTATTATTTAGCGCAAATAAATTAGCTTCAATACAAAATAAATTATTTACAAATGAAATGGCATATTCCGTAATAATCTTGACTCAACTCATCCCAGTTTTTACGATGGAAGGATTTATATTACTACCAGATAATGGTTTATTATTTGGAATTTCAGGATCTCTTTATTTTTTACTATCTGCTATTTCTAAACAACAAAGGAAACAACTCCAACAATTACCAATAAAGTATGCTATTTTTGCTGGTTTTTTTATAGGAATAGCCGGTCTTTCAAAATATCATGCCCTTCCAATTAGTTTAGGATTTTTTCTTTCCATTGTTGTTTATAGGGGTTTTAAAAAAAGTGTTGGTGATATTCCATTTTGGTTATTAACTATTATCAGTAGTCTTCTAATTGTAAGTCCAGTTTTTATTTGGAATATAGAACACCAATTCGCTTCTTTTCATTTTCAAAGTCAACATGGTTTTGCAGGGTTTTCTTTTAATCTAAAAGGATTTAGTAAATTTTTATTAGGTACGATTTTTTATCTATACCCGTGGTTTTTTCTTGCATTTTTTATTTTTATTATTCAAAACTTAAAACGAAAAAAATATTTAAACTCAATCAATAATATAGTTATTTTTCCTTTTTTGATTTTATTTATAATTATTTTTATTTCTGCAATGGGAAAACAAGCCTTACCACATTGGACAATGCCTGGATTTTTTCTTCTCATACCAGCATTCGCAATTCAATGGCATCCTTTGACAAACAAACATTTTAAAAAATGGAAAGTTTATTTAAAAATTTCCTTAATTACTTCAGTCTTACTTCCAACTATTTTGTGTTTTGATCAATTCAATCAGTTTTTAATACGTTCATATGTATTTTTTAAGGGCAACGCAGATGACCTTTTTCAAGTTTATGCTTGGAAAAATTTACAATATGATTTAAAAAAACAAGCGCTAGTAGATATTGAAACAAAACCTTTTAATCCATACAAATTAAGTTGCAAAGGTTCAGAATTCGTAGTTGGATCTTTGAAATGGTACTGGACTGCTCAAATGGCTTTTCATTTTCAAAATCAACCCAAAATATATAATTTTGACTTTATTAATACATCATTTTATTTATGGAGAGATAACCTCCCTCGATTGGCAAATTGCAATATAATCATTCTTGGAAGTAAAGACCATTTCGATCAAAATTTAATTGAAGAAGTTATGGATATTCATGAAAAGAAAGAAATTCATATTTACCCCTATTTAGGAGAAAATATAATTTATCTCAAGGGAAGAATGAAAGAAGAAACAAAATTAAAAGAAATTTACGAAAAACAAATAAAGCAAATAAAGTTTTAA
- a CDS encoding glutaredoxin: protein MTKVLIYTTTVCPYCNAAKNLFKSLNVEYEEINLDSDSDLRAKLSAENNGWRTVPMIFIDGKFIGGFDDANKLHKEGKLLNLLGKN, encoded by the coding sequence TTGACAAAAGTTCTCATTTATACAACAACTGTGTGCCCCTACTGCAACGCAGCAAAAAATCTTTTTAAAAGTCTAAATGTTGAATATGAAGAGATTAATTTAGATAGTGATTCTGATTTGAGAGCAAAGCTTTCTGCAGAAAATAACGGCTGGAGAACTGTTCCAATGATATTCATTGATGGTAAATTTATTGGTGGTTTTGATGACGCTAATAAACTTCATAAAGAGGGAAAACTTCTAAATTTACTTGGAAAAAACTAA
- the tkt gene encoding transketolase, with amino-acid sequence MLLNFVAKYKKDLENIALSVRILGMDAVLKAKSGHVGLPLGGAEIGTLLYFAVMQHSAENPNWIDRDRFILSAGHGSMLQYSLLHMANYPISKEEIVEFRQLNSLTPGHPEYGHTIGIECTTGPLGQGISHAVGMAVAERMLAARFNTENNELIDHRTFVLAGDGCLMEGVSSEACSLAGHLKLNRLITLYDANNITIDGTIDISFSENVQKRYEAYGWNVLLADGNDFESLAKAMEQALIFSKMPNGETGPTIIICKGVPGKGSPKWEGKPKIHGNPMTAEDVVDAKRHLGIENVEPFYIPQECYDSAKNLREIGSQKYQIWEKQLSKTLHFWESNEPEKLKLWQQHFNKELTIEFTDQVLNAAKGNMATRVSSGKALCELAALNPQLVGGSADLAGSNLTTLPNTTFINRKDFSGRNIHFGVREHGMAAICNGISLHGGFQAYCATFAVFSDYMRPSIRLAALMKLPTIFILTHDSYAVGEDGPTHQPIEHAAALRAIPDLLVYRPGDALETYLAWEKAVNTKNKPTALLLTRQDLTNLDHFLTIPRESILVKESLDKGAYIVKDFGGNSGIKAIIVASGSEVSLAIETANLLEKETFQSLNQNNLTLSIRVVSCIAPQILIENPVTLNKLIPKEIPTLAIEAGSTQSWGEIVGRDGAIFGMKSFGASAPAKVLAEHFGFEKNKFSNFILNHLQLRR; translated from the coding sequence ATGCTTTTAAATTTTGTCGCAAAATATAAAAAAGATTTGGAAAATATTGCTCTTTCTGTTCGAATTTTAGGAATGGATGCAGTTTTAAAAGCAAAATCTGGGCATGTAGGTCTGCCATTGGGGGGTGCTGAAATAGGCACCCTCCTTTATTTTGCAGTTATGCAACACAGTGCAGAAAATCCAAATTGGATAGATAGAGATCGTTTTATTCTATCAGCTGGGCACGGAAGTATGCTCCAGTATTCTCTCTTACATATGGCTAACTATCCTATATCTAAAGAGGAAATAGTTGAATTTAGACAATTAAATAGTTTGACTCCTGGGCATCCGGAATATGGTCACACAATTGGAATAGAATGTACAACTGGCCCGCTAGGACAAGGAATTTCACATGCTGTAGGTATGGCAGTTGCTGAAAGAATGTTAGCTGCTCGTTTTAATACTGAAAATAATGAATTGATAGATCATAGGACTTTTGTTTTAGCAGGTGATGGCTGTCTGATGGAAGGCGTTAGTTCCGAGGCTTGTAGTTTAGCTGGGCATTTAAAATTAAACAGACTTATCACACTTTATGATGCTAATAATATTACTATCGATGGAACCATAGATATTTCTTTTAGTGAAAATGTGCAAAAAAGATATGAAGCTTATGGTTGGAATGTACTTCTTGCAGATGGAAATGATTTTGAATCCCTCGCGAAAGCTATGGAACAAGCTCTTATTTTTTCTAAAATGCCTAATGGAGAAACAGGACCAACGATTATTATTTGTAAAGGTGTTCCTGGAAAAGGCTCCCCCAAATGGGAAGGTAAACCTAAAATTCATGGAAACCCAATGACCGCAGAAGATGTCGTTGATGCAAAACGGCATTTAGGAATTGAAAACGTAGAACCATTTTATATTCCACAAGAGTGTTATGATTCGGCTAAAAATTTACGTGAAATCGGTTCACAAAAATATCAAATTTGGGAAAAACAATTATCTAAAACATTACATTTTTGGGAATCTAATGAACCTGAAAAACTAAAACTTTGGCAGCAACATTTCAATAAAGAGCTTACAATCGAATTTACCGATCAAGTTCTTAATGCCGCTAAAGGAAATATGGCCACACGAGTTTCAAGTGGCAAAGCTCTATGTGAATTAGCCGCCTTAAATCCACAACTAGTAGGTGGTTCAGCTGACTTGGCAGGAAGTAATTTAACAACTTTACCAAATACAACATTTATTAATAGAAAAGATTTTTCAGGCAGAAATATTCACTTTGGTGTTAGAGAACATGGAATGGCCGCTATCTGTAACGGCATTTCTCTGCATGGAGGATTTCAAGCTTATTGTGCAACTTTCGCTGTTTTTTCTGATTATATGCGTCCTTCCATCCGCTTAGCTGCTTTAATGAAATTACCTACTATCTTTATTTTGACTCATGACAGTTATGCTGTGGGAGAAGATGGACCAACTCATCAACCAATTGAACATGCTGCCGCCTTAAGAGCAATTCCAGATCTTCTTGTTTATCGCCCAGGGGATGCTCTTGAAACCTATTTGGCATGGGAAAAAGCTGTAAATACAAAAAATAAACCTACAGCATTATTACTTACCCGTCAGGATTTAACAAATTTAGATCATTTTCTAACAATTCCAAGAGAATCTATTTTGGTAAAAGAAAGTCTAGATAAAGGGGCATATATTGTTAAGGATTTTGGAGGAAACTCTGGAATAAAGGCCATTATTGTTGCTTCAGGCAGTGAAGTTTCTCTTGCTATTGAAACTGCTAATCTATTAGAAAAAGAAACATTTCAATCTTTAAATCAAAATAATTTAACTCTATCAATCCGTGTTGTAAGCTGTATAGCACCACAAATTTTAATAGAAAATCCGGTTACTTTAAATAAGTTAATACCAAAAGAAATACCAACACTTGCGATTGAAGCAGGTTCAACTCAAAGTTGGGGAGAAATTGTTGGAAGAGATGGTGCAATATTTGGTATGAAATCATTTGGCGCATCTGCTCCAGCAAAAGTTTTAGCAGAACATTTTGGTTTTGAAAAAAATAAATTTTCTAATTTTATTTTAAACCATTTACAATTAAGGCGTTAA